The segment CAAGCAGGATTTACCCCTGACGAGCTCTTTATTCGCGATGCCGATAACCTCGGCGAACTGACGGTTTCCAGCCGCCGCGCTGTGATTTTAATGGCCGCATGGTTAGGTCAAACCCGTTTAATCGACAATCTGCAAGTCGAGTTACCGCTCGATATCGCTTAAAAACAAAATACTTTAGATTCAAGTCACCTAATATTTATTCAAACTCATTGCTGTCACAGTTAGGCGGCAAGTAAACGCAACCCTAGGAGCATACATAAGTATGTGACTAGGGCAAGAGCGCGCAGCCAACAACGCTGTGGCATACAATGAGGAAGAATAAATGTGACTAGGTAAGAGCACATAGCTAACAACGCTGTGGCTTGAATACGGAAGAATAACCTGAGATTTATTCAAACCCATTCATGTCACAGCTAGGCGGCAAGTAAACGCGACCCTAGGAGCATACATAAGTATGTGACTAGGGCAAGAGCACGCAGCCAACAACGCTGTGGCTTGAATACGGAAGAATAACCTGAGATTTATTCAAACCCATTCATGTCACAGCTAGGCGGCAAGTAAACGCGACCCTAGGAGCATACATAAGTATGTGACTAGGGCAAGAGCACGCAGCCAACAACGCTGTGGCTTGAATACGGAAGAATAACCTGAGATTTATTCAAACCCATTCATGTCACAGCTAGGCGGCAAGTAAACGCGACCCTAGGAGCATACATAAGTATGTGACTAGGGCAAGAGCACGCAGCCAACAACGCTGTGGCTTGAATACGGAAGAATAACCTGAGATTTATTCAAACCCATTCATGTCACAGCTAGGCGGCAAGTAAACGCGACCCTAGGAGCATACATAAGTATGTGACTAGGGCAAGAGCACGCAGCCAACAACGCTGTGGCTTGAATACGGAAGAATAACCTGAGATTTATTCAAACCCATTCATGTCACAGCTAGGCGGCAAGTAAACGCGACCCTAGGAGCATACATAAGTATGTGACTAGGGCAAGAGCACGCAGCCAACAACGCTGTGGCTTGAATGAGGAAGAATAAATGCAAAGAAAAATGCTACTAGGCAAACTCCACCGCGCTACGGTCACTCAAGCTGATCTTCACTATGAAGGCTCTTGCGCCATCGATCAGGATTTCTTGGATGCTGTCGGCATTTTAGAATACGAAGCTATCGATATTTATAATGTGGATAATGGCGAACGTTTTTCAACCTATGCGATTGCAGGGGAACGCGGTTCTAAAATTATCTCTGTGAATGGTGCTGCGGCACGTCGCGCTGCGGTTGGCGATAAGCTGATTATTTGCACTTACGGTATGTTACCTGATGAAGAGGCCCGCCAGCATCAACCCAAAGTGGCTTACTTTGATGCGAACAACACAATGAGCCGCATTGCTAAAGCCGTGCCTGTTCAAGTGGCTTAATTTAATATAGAAATGCCCCTCTTAGGGGCATTTAAAGTGACACATAAAGAGGGATAAACGCGTGATTTTCCTTCTTTATATATTAGGCGAAAAGTCCTATTTCACCCTCAACTCAACCTATTTGCTAGGTTAACTTCTTAATCCGCGACCTTGTTCAATTAAATACCATGTCAAAGCATAGAAGATAATTAAAAACACCATTAATACGCTCAAAGTCACGACGATAGACACATCTGCAATGCCTAAAAAGCCATATCTAAAGCCACTGATCATATACACAATCGGGTTGAGCTTAGAAACTGCCTGCCAGAATGGCGGCAGTAAAGATAGCGAATAGAACACCCCACCCAGATAGGTCAGTGGCGTTAAAACGAAGGTTGGAACAATGCTGATGTCATCGAAGGTTTTGGCAAAAATCGCATTTAACAGACCCGCAAGGGAGAACACAATCGCCGTTAATAACAGCGTGATCACCACCATTGACCATGAATGAACCTGCAATGGGATAAAAAACAGAGATACAATAGTCACCAAGAATCCGACTAAAATCCCACGTGCAACCCCACCGCCAACAAAACCGGCAATAATCACGTGAGTCGGTACGGGAGCAACTAATAGCTCTTCAATATTTTTCTGGAATTTAGACCCAAAGAATGACGAACAGACGTTGGAGTATGAGTTAGTGATCACCGCCATCATGATAAGGCCAGGGACGATAAACTGCATGTAGTCTACACCGCCCATATCGCCAATCCGTGAACCAATTAAGTTTCCGAAAATCACAAAATAGAGCGACATAGTGATTACAGGTGGCAGCAATGTTTGCACCCAGATACGGCCAAAGCGAGTGACCTCTTTGATCCAAATCGTTTTTAGGGCAACCCAATATAGCGAGATCATTGCGCACCTTCCTGCTCTGAAACTTGGTTATCTTTTTTCACTAAGCTGACAAACAGCTCTTCAAGGCGGTTAGCCTTATTGCGCATACTCAAAATTTGAATTCCTTGGTCACTTAACTGACTGAATACGCCATTGAGCCCTTGCTCACGCTTCACATCCACTTCGAGAGTTGACGTATCCACTAAGCGAGATTCATACCCCGTTAGACTTGGAATTGGGCTTTTTGGCATTAAATCGAAAATAAAGGTTTCTGACTCTAGCTGGCTTAAAAGCTGCTTCATGCTGGTATTTTCCACCAGCTCACCATGCTGAATGATCCCGATATTACGGCACAGCATTTCCGCTTCTTCCAGATAGTGAGTGGTCAAAATAATGGTAGTGCCCTGTGCATTCAGCTTTTTCAGGAACGTCCACATAGAACGACGCAGTTCAATATCAACACCGGCAGTCGGCTCATCGAGGATCAACAGTTTTGGCTGATGCATCAAGGCACGAGCTATCATCAGGCGGCGTTTCATCCCACCGGATAAATTACGCGCACGCTCATTACGTTTCTCCCACAAATCTAATTGAGTAAGATATTGCTCTGCACGTTGGTTTGCCACATGACGAGGAACACCATAATAACCCGCTTGGTTTAAAACAATCTGTAAGACCGTTTCAAACGGGTTAAAGTTGAACTCTTGAGGCACTAACCCAAGTTGCTGTTTAGCCAGGACAACTTGCTTATCTAAGTCATAGCCAAACACTTTTACCGAGCCACTGGTTTTGTTGACCAATGAGCTAATAATGCCTATCGTTGTTGATTTTCCTGCACCATTCGGTCCAAGTAAGGCATAGAAATCACCATCTTCCACGCTTAAATCAATGCCACGCAAGGCTTTCACGCCACCTGCATAGGTTTTGGTCAGCTGCGATAGTTCGAGTGCGTAAGTCATATATTAAAAATACCTTTATTCTTGGGGCTGTTTGGAGGCAATATAGATTAATGATGCCACTTTTTCCTGTCGGATGTTATGCAGAAAAGTGATAATAATTTAACAATATATTATTCAACATCCCCCTTAATGAGGGTTGTCATGTATAAATGAGTGGTTCATCATAGATGTGAAATTAGTATAACTAATTATTATTTAATCAATAAATGCTGTATAAGATTTTATCGCAAAGTCACACAACTAGGCTATAAGTCATGATGAGAAAAATTGAAGAGCTGTTTGCTAATAATGAAGCATGGTCAGCGTCTGTAAAAGAAAAAGATCCTGAATTCTTTAAAGAATTATCAAAAGCTCAAAAACCAAGATTTCTATGGATCGGCTGTTCAGACAGTCGAGTGCCTGCCGAAAAGCTGATCAACGCAGCCCCTGGGGATCTCTTCGTTCACCGTAATGTGGCGAACTTAGTTATTCATACGGACTTAAACTGTTTATCAGTTATTCAGTATGCGGTTGATGTTCTGGAAGTCGAACACATTATTATCTGTGGTCACTATGGATGTGGTGGTATTGAAGCAGCGGTGGATAACACCGAATTGGGCCTGATCAATAACTGGTTATTACACATTCGAGATATCTGGTATCGCCATAGCTCTATGTTAGGTGAACTAAAACCGTGCGAACGCTTAGATCGTCTTTGCGAATTAAACGTGGTTGAGCAAGTGTATAACTTAGGTCACTCCACTATCATGCAATCCGCATGGAAACGTGGTCAGAAAATCATGATCCACGGCTGGGTTTACGGTATCAATAATGGTCGCTTACACGACTTACACATTACCTCAGATAGCCGCGAGAAGTTAGAGTTAGGTTATCGTGAGGCTATTTCTAAGCTCACACAGAAAAAATAATTTTTCGAAAACGAGATAGTATTCGAAAATAAGATAGCAAAAGAGCAGCCTAGGCTGCTCTTTTTATTGCTAAGAATACAGTTTAAAAAACTTACTCTTCCAGCAGGGTGACATGCCCAATGTACGGCAGGTGGCGATACTGCTGCGCGTAGTCGATACCATAAC is part of the Providencia zhijiangensis genome and harbors:
- a CDS encoding ABC transporter ATP-binding protein: MTYALELSQLTKTYAGGVKALRGIDLSVEDGDFYALLGPNGAGKSTTIGIISSLVNKTSGSVKVFGYDLDKQVVLAKQQLGLVPQEFNFNPFETVLQIVLNQAGYYGVPRHVANQRAEQYLTQLDLWEKRNERARNLSGGMKRRLMIARALMHQPKLLILDEPTAGVDIELRRSMWTFLKKLNAQGTTIILTTHYLEEAEMLCRNIGIIQHGELVENTSMKQLLSQLESETFIFDLMPKSPIPSLTGYESRLVDTSTLEVDVKREQGLNGVFSQLSDQGIQILSMRNKANRLEELFVSLVKKDNQVSEQEGAQ
- the can gene encoding carbonate dehydratase, whose translation is MMRKIEELFANNEAWSASVKEKDPEFFKELSKAQKPRFLWIGCSDSRVPAEKLINAAPGDLFVHRNVANLVIHTDLNCLSVIQYAVDVLEVEHIIICGHYGCGGIEAAVDNTELGLINNWLLHIRDIWYRHSSMLGELKPCERLDRLCELNVVEQVYNLGHSTIMQSAWKRGQKIMIHGWVYGINNGRLHDLHITSDSREKLELGYREAISKLTQKK
- the panD gene encoding aspartate 1-decarboxylase, which encodes MQRKMLLGKLHRATVTQADLHYEGSCAIDQDFLDAVGILEYEAIDIYNVDNGERFSTYAIAGERGSKIISVNGAAARRAAVGDKLIICTYGMLPDEEARQHQPKVAYFDANNTMSRIAKAVPVQVA
- a CDS encoding ABC transporter permease — encoded protein: MISLYWVALKTIWIKEVTRFGRIWVQTLLPPVITMSLYFVIFGNLIGSRIGDMGGVDYMQFIVPGLIMMAVITNSYSNVCSSFFGSKFQKNIEELLVAPVPTHVIIAGFVGGGVARGILVGFLVTIVSLFFIPLQVHSWSMVVITLLLTAIVFSLAGLLNAIFAKTFDDISIVPTFVLTPLTYLGGVFYSLSLLPPFWQAVSKLNPIVYMISGFRYGFLGIADVSIVVTLSVLMVFLIIFYALTWYLIEQGRGLRS